From the Musa acuminata AAA Group cultivar baxijiao chromosome BXJ1-2, Cavendish_Baxijiao_AAA, whole genome shotgun sequence genome, one window contains:
- the LOC135612463 gene encoding trihelix transcription factor ASR3-like: MSEAAEHSSALALLHHHHQPPPHPHAQPPASPSAAGGIVRCYRKGNWTLHETLILITAKRLDDERRAGASSSLAHCSPSAAAGGGPVAVPRSAEQRWKWVENYCWRNGCLRSQNQCNDKWDNLLRDYKKVRGYEARAGGGELPSYWAMERHERKERNLPTNLAGEVFEALTDVLSRRAARRANATPVSSRPPPPPPSPPRLPQPPANPPPPPPLPPPPPPPPPPAQPSVSVEMSESSESEENEEAGAAEPEAKRRRLRRLGSSVVRSATVLARTLLACEEKREQRHRELVELEERRLRLEEERTEMRRQGFAGLISAVNNLSGAIHALVADHRNGDHR, translated from the exons ATGTCCGAAGCCGCCGAACACTCCTCCGCCTTagccctcctccaccaccaccaccaaccgcCGCCACATCCGCATGCGCAGCCTCCCGCGTCCCCTTCCGCGGCCGGCGGCATCGTCCGATGCTACCGCAAGGGCAACTGGACGCTCCACGAGACCCTCATCCTCATCACCGCCAAGCGCCTCGACGACGAACGCCGCGCGGGGGCCTCCTCCTCCTTGGCGCACTGCTCCCCCTCCGCCGCCGCGGGAGGCGGCCCCGTGGCCGTTCCCAGGTCCGCGGAGCAACGGTGGAAGTGGGTCGAGAACTACTGCTGGCGCAACGGCTGTCTGCGGAGCCAGAACCAGTGCAACGACAAGTGGGACAACCTCCTCCGCGACTACAAGAAGGTGCGCGGCTACGAGGCCCGAGCCGGCGGCGGGGAGCTACCGTCTTACTGGGCCATGGAGCGGCACGAGCGGAAGGAGCGCAACCTCCCCACGAACCTCGCCGGCGAGGTTTTTGAGGCCCTGACCGACGTCCTAAGCCGCCGCGCCGCACGCCGGGCCAACGCCACCCCGGTCTCCTCCCGTCCACCCCCTCCACCCCCCTCGCCCCCCCGGCTGCCGCAGCCGCCTGCCAACCCTCCGCctccccctcctcttcctcctcctccgccaccccCACCACCGCCAGCACAGCCGTCTGTTTCCG TGGAGATGTCGGAATCGTCGGAGTCGGAGGAGAACGAGGAGGCGGGGGCGGCGGAGCCGGAGGCGAAGCGGCGCCGGCTGCGGCGGTTAGGGTCGAGCGTGGTGCGGAGCGCGACGGTGCTGGCGCGGACCCTGCTCGCGTGCGAGGAGAAGCGGGAGCAGCGCCACCGGGAGCTGGTGGAGCTGGAGGAGCGGCGTCTGCGGCTGGAGGAGGAGCGGACGGAGATGCGGCGCCAGGGCTTCGCCGGGCTCATCTCCGCCGTCAACAACCTCTCCGGCGCGATCCACGCCCTTGTCGCCGACCACCGCAACGGCGACCACAGGTGA